In Solanum pennellii chromosome 3, SPENNV200, a single window of DNA contains:
- the LOC107015218 gene encoding uncharacterized protein LOC107015218, producing the protein MRKSPFYVANGSEASLSSFPVIPGSTILSTPSHISSDFNSSLPLPDPYSNSTFLFPSAPVFDGTFDFITICFISGLLLLSLLSFVFIFHLRLRSRQYPHLKNFNSLWTVRLLLVFFAILWALNEVVRLHFIRRNYILPLLPPLTLNQQANLCKVHVVLSVGLFEPAFLTTLLFLVNVSIKKHSPSGIWAVIVVWPICLPLLVLQILAVFFSPLQKRLPIYLHSSSFVSTDNLGNQTVLCTYPVYSSILFGGFTVAYLLAFVISCWRVISFVINRKIQVRVNLLATSFMIALPLQILCLVSLPIRPPDDPFHCVSMLVMFLAVAWCITVGEVTLVIKPIADAFAAGNASSCRLNTGATLGHPNGDGGRVEGRS; encoded by the coding sequence ATGAGAAAATCACCTTTCTATGTTGCTAATGGCTCCGAAGCATCTCTTTCATCTTTTCCGGTAATACCAGGTTCTACGATATTATCTACGCCTTCACATATCTCTTCAGATTTCAATTCCAGTTTGCCGTTGCCAGATCCGTACTCGAATTCAACTTTCCTTTTTCCTTCTGCTCCTGTTTTTGACGGAACATTTGATTTCATCACAATTTGTTTTATTTCcggtcttcttcttctttctctacTTTCGTTTGTGTTTATCTTCCATCTCCGTCTCAGATCTCGTCAATATCCGCATCTGAAAAATTTCAATTCTCTGTGGACCGTTCGTTTACTCCTTGTTTTCTTCGCTATTCTTTGGGCGTTAAACGAAGTTGTCCGGCTACATTTCATTCGCCGGAATTACATTCTCCCTTTGTTACCACCTCTAACCCTAAATCAACAAGCAAATCTGTGTAAAGTTCATGTGGTTCTCTCCGTGGGCTTATTTGAACCGGCGTTCTTAACCACCCTTCTTTTCTTAGTAAACGTGTCCATTAAGAAACATAGTCCAAGTGGAATTTGGGCTGTTATCGTTGTCTGGCCGATTTGTTTACCTCTTTTGGTGCTGCAGATCCTTGCTGTGTTCTTCTCCCCATTGCAGAAGCGTCTACCGATATACCTGCATTCTAGCTCCTTCGTTTCAACAGATAATTTGGGGAACCAGACGGTGCTCTGTACCTACCCTGTGTATAGTTCTATTTTGTTTGGGGGATTTACTGTTGCTTACTTGTTAGCCTTTGTAATTTCGTGTTGGAGAGTTATCTCCTTTGTAATTAACAGAAAAATTCAGGTACGAGTGAATTTGCTGGCGACTTCTTTCATGATTGCGTTGCCTTTGCAGATTTTGTGCTTAGTGTCATTACCAATTCGGCCGCCGGATGATCCATTCCACTGTGTTTCTATGCTGGTGATGTTCTTAGCTGTTGCGTGGTGTATAACGGTTGGGGAGGTTACTTTGGTAATTAAGCCGATTGCAGATGCATTTGCCGCTGGTAATGCAAGCAGCTGCCGTTTGAATACCGGAGCTACGTTAGGACATCCGAACGGCGATGGAGGAAGAGTGGAAGGACGGAGTTAG
- the LOC114076570 gene encoding uncharacterized protein LOC114076570 isoform X3: MLISREDEATFDLCNDAHAQRSDENSEEDEPSEDDGESKVIESESDEDIGDLPQNESAVNFQNQFDEMQNNDIPYFTTLETEEDIFISTRESEMKCCSVWVEDAKKDLEKNMYFSSKTKLKRAVTIWSLRKNKEFKIVISTKSVWTVRCRFYDSLGCPWFLRGRKVGGSLWKIGKYFNNHRCETEGLTTGHTNLDTNLIASLFLNQISKNPKLLVVDVMSKVHEKFGHQVTYRKAWLGRQRAFTLVYGDFQKSFSELPKFFAAFQYFNPGTVVEWKHEESMSSPEVKTFKFVFWAFKPCIDGFQTCRPVISVDGTHMYGKYEIKLLIAVGVDGNDNILPLAFGIVDKESKEAWKWFFRKLSAHVIKDREDICIISDRAKGILTSLSELWRLQEPRAFHRFCLRHLKSNFQSQFPNRDLSNLMWRAATTHQVRKFEALMWEIQEENREAYEYLMRIPLDKWTVSHDNGKRWGVLTTNLSESFNGLLKKARGLPVTAMVRLSLEQTVERYTRRCQKTHQLVEQKELWTSSFKKKWEKNYENSKRHFVYDWNISTGVYEVRSIQIDGIGGNPHCISLSEKNVIVKNGLICTSRVHMS, encoded by the exons ATGCTCATTTCAAG agaAGATGAAGCTACCTTTGATTTGTGTAATGATGCACATGCTCAAAGAAGTGATGAAAATTCGGAGGAGGATGAACCTTCAGAAGATGATGGAGAGAGTAAAGTCATTGAAAGTGAATCCGATGAAGATATTGGAGATTTACCTCAAAATGAAAGTGCGgtgaattttcaaaatcaatttgatgaaatGCAAAATAATGATATACCTTACTTTACAACATTGGAGACTGAGGAAGATATTTTTATCTCTACTCGTGAATCCGAAATGAAATGTTGTTCTGTTTGGGTCGAGGATGCAAAAAaagatttagaaaaaaatatgtattttagtAGTAAAACTAAGTTAAAACGGGCTGTGACAATTTGGAGTTTGcgcaaaaataaagaatttaagaTTGTAATATCAACTAAGAGCGTATGGACTGTGAGATGCAGATTTTATGATTCTTTGGGTTGTCCATGGTTTCTTCGAGGTCGTAAGGTTGGAGGTAGCCTTTGGAAGATAGGAAAGTATTTTAATAATCATAGATGTGAGACTGAAGGACTTACAACAGGTCACACTAACTTAGATACCAATTTAATTGCATCtctatttttaaatcaaataagtaaaaatcCAAAATTGTTGGTAGTGGATGTCATGTCTaaggttcatgaaaaatttGGTCATCAAGTAACATATAGAAAAGCGTGGCTTGGGCGTCAACGCGCATTTACATTGGTATATGGTGATTTTCAGAAATCATTTAGTGAGCTTCCTAAGTTTTTTGCAGCTTTTCAATACTTTAATCCTGGAACAGTTGTGGAATGGAAACACGAAGAGTCAATGAGTTCACCAGAGGTAAAAACTTTTAagtttgtattttgggctttcaAGCCATGCATTGATGGGTTCCAAACTTGTCGTCCTGTTATTTCAGTAGATGGAACTCATATGTATGGTAAATATGAGATAAAATTGTTAATTGCTGTTGGAGTTGACGGAAATGATAACATTCTTCCTCTTGCGTTTGGTATTGTTGACAAAGAGTCGAAAGAGGCATGGAAATGGTTTTTTAGGAAATTGAGTGCACATGTGATAAAAGATAGAGAAGATATTTGTATTATCTCTGATAGGGCAAAAGGAATCTTGACTAGTTTATCGGAGTTGTGGCGATTGCAGGAACCTCGGGCCTTTCATCGATTTTGTCTGAGACATCTTAAAAGTAATTTTCAATCTCAATTTCCAAATAGGGACCTCAGTAATCTTATGTGGAGGGCTGCTACAACTCATCAAGTAAGGAAGTTTGAAGCTTTGATGTGggaaattcaagaagaaaataGAGAAGCATATGAATACCTCATGCGAATTCCATTGGACAAATGGACTGTTAGTCATGATAATGGAAAAAGATGGGGAGTACTGACAACAAATCTTTCAGAGTCTTTCAACGGACTTCTAAAGAAAGCTCGAGGCTTGCCCGTCACTGCTATGGTTAGACTTTCATTGGAGCAAACCGTTGAACGATATACTCGTAGATGTCAAAAAACTCACCAACTTGTTGAGCAAAAGGAATTATGGACAAGCAGTTTCAAAAAGAAGTGGGagaaaaactatgaaaattcaaaaagacACTTTGTTTATGATTGGAATATATCCACAGGGGTATATGAGGTTAGATCAATACAAATTGATGGTATTGGTGGTAATCCTCATTGTATTTCATTAAGTGAAAAAAATGTGATTGTGAAAAATGGGCTAATTTGCACTTCCCGTGTTCACATGTCATGA
- the LOC107013712 gene encoding auxin-responsive protein SAUR32: MGTGEKHHLSFHFHVPHINFHNHGKKELKNIPKGCLAVIVGQGEEQQRFVIPVNYINHPLFLQLLKEAEKEFGFDHKGPINIPCHVEQFRYVQGLIAKENPHNHHQHHHHHSWCFKA, encoded by the coding sequence ATGGGTACTGGAGAAAAACACCATCTGAGTTTCCATTTTCATGTACCACACATTAACTTCCATAATCATGGGAAGAAGGAATTGAAGAATATACCAAAAGGGTGTCTTGCAGTTATAGTGGGTCAAGGTGAAGAACAACAGAGGTTTGTTATCCCTGTCAATTATATCAATCATCCCCTGTTTTTGCAGCTACTTAAAGAAGCAGAGAAAGAATTTGGATTTGATCATAAAGGACCAATTAATATCCCCTGTCATGTTGAACAATTCCGCTATGTTCAGGGATTGATTGCTAAGGAAAATCCGcataatcatcatcaacatcatcatcaccattcaTGGTGCTTCAAGgcctaa
- the LOC114076403 gene encoding serine/threonine-protein phosphatase 7 long form homolog — protein sequence MANDSEYKLDPGPLESNVLTGQLTHRSQDIWEGNVNMILNTRREDGNFWKLIEKYPIHPRVLEVIRLSGLYGVYKSNRPAIDRSLITALVERWRPETHTFHFRTGEATITLQDVEVLYGLPVNGDPVLGNEMIRTIEDWQNICQRLLGFVPSREDFKTNSIKVAAFNSHMLSQPHLSNMATQDMVNQKARCFMFWMIAGMMMADTSGGYLKLMYLPMLEDVDKIGSYSWGSATLAYLYHFLCKASQSTQNEIAGFLPLLQIWAWERVTVLRPQIVAHRDARTICHVGLPRGPHATRWFAHLSWTNTTKHVLKVYRDALDSMIEDQFIWEPYSDDLIESLPLYCHAGRDIWRVRVPIFCWDVVEVHLPDRVMRQFGLQQAIPTPFPFDSNHFRHDRRGRPNTNWELEHAHWLSFWNQRLQYSCDAPVNNEPLRYDDPYLIWFRRITRLVIGNPNSRPQNQQGYVPNSTAYETMVRHIHSMVDEAKTLGDNPSYEALYMFRKMVRDQGSDCLKYVHEADRVHVSADYRRDVVQPVQLHHPVRRRGKGGVAGRRERVVERAQTHVEIDQATQNVQEALEDDQATSNYNIGSISGGCTHEFTQASNMTYQLSETDIMPYVTPQTLQISSHPSLSSLENVIGNFENVPNFNSSPVPLIIETPDATNSLEDPNHDVDDNDPKDANEGGDTTIQNSEPSRREKRKIKLKPCGTGGHYAIQHVQKKRAKNK from the exons ATGGCTAATGATAGTGAATACAAGTTGGATCCCGGTCCATTGGAATCGAATGTATTAACGGGACAACTTACTCATAGATCACAAGATATATGGGAAggaaatgttaatatgattctTAATACGAGGAGAGAAGATGGAAATTTTTGGAAGCTCATAGAGAAATATCCCATCCATCCACGAGTTCTTGAAGTAATTAGGTTATCTGGATTATATGGTGTTTACAAATCTAATCGGCCTGCTATTGACCGTAGTTTGATCACTGCACTAGTTGAGCGTTGGCGTCCCGAAACTCACACTTTTCACTTTAGAACAGGCGAAGCAACAATTACCTTGCAGGACGTAGAGGTGTTGTATGGATTACCTGTGAATGGTGATCCAGTACTTGGTAATGAAATGATAAGGACCATAGAGGATTGGCAAAACATTTGTCAAAGATTATTAGGTTTTGTTCCTTCTCGTGAAGACTTCAAAACAAATTCCATCAAGGTCGCTGCATTTAATTCACACATGTTAAGCCAGCCACATTTGTCGAACATGGCAACACAAGATATGGTTAATCAGAAGGCAAGATGTTTCATGTTCTGGATGATTGCAGGTATGATGATGGCGGATACATCTGGTGGTTATTTGAAGCTTATGTACCTGCCTATGCTCGAAGACGTCGATAAAATTGGATCTTATAGTTGGGGGAGTGCGACCTTGGCATACTTGTATCATTTTCTTTGTAAAGCTTCACAGAGTACCCAAAATGAGATAGCCGGATTTTTGCCACTACTTCAG ATTTGGGCGTGGGAGAGAGTCACTGTTCTCCGTCCTCAAATAGTAGCCCACAGAGATGCGAGAACTATTTGTCATGTTGGTTTGCCTAGGGGTCCGCATGCTACTAGATGGTTTGCACATCTTAGTTGGACGAATACTACCAAGCATGTGTTGAAAGTTTATAGGGATGCACTTGACTCTATGATAGAAGATCAG TTTATTTGGGAACCGTATTCCGATGACTTAATTGAGAGTCTTCCTCTCTATTGTCATGCTGGACGAGACATATGGCGAGTTAGAGTTCCAATATTTTGTTGGGATGTGGTCGAGGTTCATTTGCCAGATCGTGTTATGAGGCAATTTGGACTACAACAAGCTATACCAACTCCGTTTCCATTTGATTCCAACCACTTTCGCCATGATCGTCGAGGAAGACCAAATACAAATTGGGAGTTGGAACATGCACATTGGTTATCATTTTGGAACCAACGTCTCCAATATAGTTGTGATGCACCGGTTAATAATGAACCACTTCGCTATGATGATCCATATCTTATTTGGTTCAGGCGCATTACTCGTCTTGTTATTGGTAATCCTAATTCACGTCCTCAAAATCAACAAGGTTATGTGCCTAATTCGACGGCATATGAAACTATG gtGCGTCATATTCATTCGATGGTTGATGAAGCTAAAACACTTGGTGATAATCCATCATATGAGGCCTTATACATGTTTAGAAAAATGGTGCGAGATCAAGGTTCTGATTGTTTGAAATATGTCCATGAGGCTGACAGGGTTCATGTGTCAGCCGATTATAGAAGAGATGTGGTACAACCTGTCCAGTTACATCACCCAGTTCGTAGGCGAGGAAAAGGTGGTGTTGCAGGTAGGAGAGAACGTGTTGTTGAAAGAGCACAAACACATGTTGAAATAGATCAGGCCACACAAAATGTCCAAGAAGCCTTAGAAGATGATCAAGCAACATCCAATTATAATATTGGTTCTATTTCAGGAGGTTGCACTCATGAATTCACTCAGGCATCAAATATGACATATCAACTGTCAGAAACAGATATCATGCCATACGTGACGCCACAGACTCTACAAATATCAAGTCATCCAAGTCTTTCATCACTTGAGAATGTCATTGGTAATTTTGAGAATGTCCCAAATTTTAACTCATCGCCTGTGCCTCTGATCATTGAAACCCCTGATGCCACTAATAGTTTAGAGGACCCGAATCATGATGTGGACGATAATGATCCAAAGGATGCAAATGAAGGCGGTGATACGACTATTCAAAATAGTGAACCATCAAGGAGGGAGAAGCGTAAAATTAAACTTAAGCCTTGTGGGACTG GCGGTCACTATGCTATCCAACATGTCCAAAAAAAGAGAGCCAAGAATAAGTAA
- the LOC114076570 gene encoding uncharacterized protein LOC114076570 isoform X1, translating into MANFEDNVMIALYWGGEIITEINGFRYNECARMIVSMSISTNYVELIKLLHEKMGTDGENIQLDISGKYPCSFQGNVIRFIEFKIENDQSLVQFFAIPQKFLNKIDINLLEMYIKIRPINQDNLFRMNDQHGYHMNLLAQNYGFATFSQPHFTYTATHGIHQSFDEGSGSQRHIESIHNQYEIREDEATFDLCNDAHAQRSDENSEEDEPSEDDGESKVIESESDEDIGDLPQNESAVNFQNQFDEMQNNDIPYFTTLETEEDIFISTRESEMKCCSVWVEDAKKDLEKNMYFSSKTKLKRAVTIWSLRKNKEFKIVISTKSVWTVRCRFYDSLGCPWFLRGRKVGGSLWKIGKYFNNHRCETEGLTTGHTNLDTNLIASLFLNQISKNPKLLVVDVMSKVHEKFGHQVTYRKAWLGRQRAFTLVYGDFQKSFSELPKFFAAFQYFNPGTVVEWKHEESMSSPEVKTFKFVFWAFKPCIDGFQTCRPVISVDGTHMYGKYEIKLLIAVGVDGNDNILPLAFGIVDKESKEAWKWFFRKLSAHVIKDREDICIISDRAKGILTSLSELWRLQEPRAFHRFCLRHLKSNFQSQFPNRDLSNLMWRAATTHQVRKFEALMWEIQEENREAYEYLMRIPLDKWTVSHDNGKRWGVLTTNLSESFNGLLKKARGLPVTAMVRLSLEQTVERYTRRCQKTHQLVEQKELWTSSFKKKWEKNYENSKRHFVYDWNISTGVYEVRSIQIDGIGGNPHCISLSEKNVIVKNGLICTSRVHMS; encoded by the exons ATGGCTAATTTTGAAGATAACGTGATGATTGCTTTGTATTGGGGCGGTGAAATAATCACTGAAATAAACGGATTTCGATATAACGAATGTGCCAGAATGATTGTTAGCATGTCTATTTCGACCAACTAcgttgaattaattaaattgttgcATGAGAAAATGGGGACTGATGGAGAAAATATTCAATTGGATATTTCTGGAAAATATCCATGCTCATTTCAAGGTAACGTTATAAGATttattgagttcaaaattgagaATGACCAATCTTTGGTACAATTTTTTGCCATTCCTCAGAAATTTTTGAACAAGATTGATATAAATCTTTTGGAGATGTATATAAAGATTAGACCAATAAATCAAGATAATCTGTTTCGAATGAATGATCAACATGGTTATCATATGAATTTATTGGCTCAAAATTATGGATTTGCCACATTCAGTCAGCCTCATTTTACATACACTGCAACACATGGTATTCATCAATCATTTGATGAAGGCTCGGGTAGTCAAAGACATATTGAGAGTATACACAATCAATATGAAATCAG agaAGATGAAGCTACCTTTGATTTGTGTAATGATGCACATGCTCAAAGAAGTGATGAAAATTCGGAGGAGGATGAACCTTCAGAAGATGATGGAGAGAGTAAAGTCATTGAAAGTGAATCCGATGAAGATATTGGAGATTTACCTCAAAATGAAAGTGCGgtgaattttcaaaatcaatttgatgaaatGCAAAATAATGATATACCTTACTTTACAACATTGGAGACTGAGGAAGATATTTTTATCTCTACTCGTGAATCCGAAATGAAATGTTGTTCTGTTTGGGTCGAGGATGCAAAAAaagatttagaaaaaaatatgtattttagtAGTAAAACTAAGTTAAAACGGGCTGTGACAATTTGGAGTTTGcgcaaaaataaagaatttaagaTTGTAATATCAACTAAGAGCGTATGGACTGTGAGATGCAGATTTTATGATTCTTTGGGTTGTCCATGGTTTCTTCGAGGTCGTAAGGTTGGAGGTAGCCTTTGGAAGATAGGAAAGTATTTTAATAATCATAGATGTGAGACTGAAGGACTTACAACAGGTCACACTAACTTAGATACCAATTTAATTGCATCtctatttttaaatcaaataagtaaaaatcCAAAATTGTTGGTAGTGGATGTCATGTCTaaggttcatgaaaaatttGGTCATCAAGTAACATATAGAAAAGCGTGGCTTGGGCGTCAACGCGCATTTACATTGGTATATGGTGATTTTCAGAAATCATTTAGTGAGCTTCCTAAGTTTTTTGCAGCTTTTCAATACTTTAATCCTGGAACAGTTGTGGAATGGAAACACGAAGAGTCAATGAGTTCACCAGAGGTAAAAACTTTTAagtttgtattttgggctttcaAGCCATGCATTGATGGGTTCCAAACTTGTCGTCCTGTTATTTCAGTAGATGGAACTCATATGTATGGTAAATATGAGATAAAATTGTTAATTGCTGTTGGAGTTGACGGAAATGATAACATTCTTCCTCTTGCGTTTGGTATTGTTGACAAAGAGTCGAAAGAGGCATGGAAATGGTTTTTTAGGAAATTGAGTGCACATGTGATAAAAGATAGAGAAGATATTTGTATTATCTCTGATAGGGCAAAAGGAATCTTGACTAGTTTATCGGAGTTGTGGCGATTGCAGGAACCTCGGGCCTTTCATCGATTTTGTCTGAGACATCTTAAAAGTAATTTTCAATCTCAATTTCCAAATAGGGACCTCAGTAATCTTATGTGGAGGGCTGCTACAACTCATCAAGTAAGGAAGTTTGAAGCTTTGATGTGggaaattcaagaagaaaataGAGAAGCATATGAATACCTCATGCGAATTCCATTGGACAAATGGACTGTTAGTCATGATAATGGAAAAAGATGGGGAGTACTGACAACAAATCTTTCAGAGTCTTTCAACGGACTTCTAAAGAAAGCTCGAGGCTTGCCCGTCACTGCTATGGTTAGACTTTCATTGGAGCAAACCGTTGAACGATATACTCGTAGATGTCAAAAAACTCACCAACTTGTTGAGCAAAAGGAATTATGGACAAGCAGTTTCAAAAAGAAGTGGGagaaaaactatgaaaattcaaaaagacACTTTGTTTATGATTGGAATATATCCACAGGGGTATATGAGGTTAGATCAATACAAATTGATGGTATTGGTGGTAATCCTCATTGTATTTCATTAAGTGAAAAAAATGTGATTGTGAAAAATGGGCTAATTTGCACTTCCCGTGTTCACATGTCATGA
- the LOC114076570 gene encoding uncharacterized protein LOC114076570 isoform X2 has translation MLISSQPHFTYTATHGIHQSFDEGSGSQRHIESIHNQYEIREDEATFDLCNDAHAQRSDENSEEDEPSEDDGESKVIESESDEDIGDLPQNESAVNFQNQFDEMQNNDIPYFTTLETEEDIFISTRESEMKCCSVWVEDAKKDLEKNMYFSSKTKLKRAVTIWSLRKNKEFKIVISTKSVWTVRCRFYDSLGCPWFLRGRKVGGSLWKIGKYFNNHRCETEGLTTGHTNLDTNLIASLFLNQISKNPKLLVVDVMSKVHEKFGHQVTYRKAWLGRQRAFTLVYGDFQKSFSELPKFFAAFQYFNPGTVVEWKHEESMSSPEVKTFKFVFWAFKPCIDGFQTCRPVISVDGTHMYGKYEIKLLIAVGVDGNDNILPLAFGIVDKESKEAWKWFFRKLSAHVIKDREDICIISDRAKGILTSLSELWRLQEPRAFHRFCLRHLKSNFQSQFPNRDLSNLMWRAATTHQVRKFEALMWEIQEENREAYEYLMRIPLDKWTVSHDNGKRWGVLTTNLSESFNGLLKKARGLPVTAMVRLSLEQTVERYTRRCQKTHQLVEQKELWTSSFKKKWEKNYENSKRHFVYDWNISTGVYEVRSIQIDGIGGNPHCISLSEKNVIVKNGLICTSRVHMS, from the exons ATGCTCATTTCAAG TCAGCCTCATTTTACATACACTGCAACACATGGTATTCATCAATCATTTGATGAAGGCTCGGGTAGTCAAAGACATATTGAGAGTATACACAATCAATATGAAATCAG agaAGATGAAGCTACCTTTGATTTGTGTAATGATGCACATGCTCAAAGAAGTGATGAAAATTCGGAGGAGGATGAACCTTCAGAAGATGATGGAGAGAGTAAAGTCATTGAAAGTGAATCCGATGAAGATATTGGAGATTTACCTCAAAATGAAAGTGCGgtgaattttcaaaatcaatttgatgaaatGCAAAATAATGATATACCTTACTTTACAACATTGGAGACTGAGGAAGATATTTTTATCTCTACTCGTGAATCCGAAATGAAATGTTGTTCTGTTTGGGTCGAGGATGCAAAAAaagatttagaaaaaaatatgtattttagtAGTAAAACTAAGTTAAAACGGGCTGTGACAATTTGGAGTTTGcgcaaaaataaagaatttaagaTTGTAATATCAACTAAGAGCGTATGGACTGTGAGATGCAGATTTTATGATTCTTTGGGTTGTCCATGGTTTCTTCGAGGTCGTAAGGTTGGAGGTAGCCTTTGGAAGATAGGAAAGTATTTTAATAATCATAGATGTGAGACTGAAGGACTTACAACAGGTCACACTAACTTAGATACCAATTTAATTGCATCtctatttttaaatcaaataagtaaaaatcCAAAATTGTTGGTAGTGGATGTCATGTCTaaggttcatgaaaaatttGGTCATCAAGTAACATATAGAAAAGCGTGGCTTGGGCGTCAACGCGCATTTACATTGGTATATGGTGATTTTCAGAAATCATTTAGTGAGCTTCCTAAGTTTTTTGCAGCTTTTCAATACTTTAATCCTGGAACAGTTGTGGAATGGAAACACGAAGAGTCAATGAGTTCACCAGAGGTAAAAACTTTTAagtttgtattttgggctttcaAGCCATGCATTGATGGGTTCCAAACTTGTCGTCCTGTTATTTCAGTAGATGGAACTCATATGTATGGTAAATATGAGATAAAATTGTTAATTGCTGTTGGAGTTGACGGAAATGATAACATTCTTCCTCTTGCGTTTGGTATTGTTGACAAAGAGTCGAAAGAGGCATGGAAATGGTTTTTTAGGAAATTGAGTGCACATGTGATAAAAGATAGAGAAGATATTTGTATTATCTCTGATAGGGCAAAAGGAATCTTGACTAGTTTATCGGAGTTGTGGCGATTGCAGGAACCTCGGGCCTTTCATCGATTTTGTCTGAGACATCTTAAAAGTAATTTTCAATCTCAATTTCCAAATAGGGACCTCAGTAATCTTATGTGGAGGGCTGCTACAACTCATCAAGTAAGGAAGTTTGAAGCTTTGATGTGggaaattcaagaagaaaataGAGAAGCATATGAATACCTCATGCGAATTCCATTGGACAAATGGACTGTTAGTCATGATAATGGAAAAAGATGGGGAGTACTGACAACAAATCTTTCAGAGTCTTTCAACGGACTTCTAAAGAAAGCTCGAGGCTTGCCCGTCACTGCTATGGTTAGACTTTCATTGGAGCAAACCGTTGAACGATATACTCGTAGATGTCAAAAAACTCACCAACTTGTTGAGCAAAAGGAATTATGGACAAGCAGTTTCAAAAAGAAGTGGGagaaaaactatgaaaattcaaaaagacACTTTGTTTATGATTGGAATATATCCACAGGGGTATATGAGGTTAGATCAATACAAATTGATGGTATTGGTGGTAATCCTCATTGTATTTCATTAAGTGAAAAAAATGTGATTGTGAAAAATGGGCTAATTTGCACTTCCCGTGTTCACATGTCATGA